Proteins encoded together in one Salarias fasciatus chromosome 17, fSalaFa1.1, whole genome shotgun sequence window:
- the ppp1r3aa gene encoding uncharacterized protein ppp1r3aa: MEALEQDGGILEEEEEEGWENSKGQDKEGMEASTPAGSGTDEETDEDSEPEPPPVVRRKVSFADAFGLNLVSVKEFDHVEVAESEASRSDGRDVIPVVEDFYMSCLFTVPSSSEELEDRLQAQMVELESIELLPGTTTIRGIVRVVNLCFSKCVYVRLTLDHWKSHFDLLAEYVPGSSDRKTDRFTFRYTMVPPFERDGARVEFCLRYETSVGTFWANNKQMNYVLFCHQRAHMKEPQLQEEISIHKGKRSCLKANRNGSASEMTWETILSEKYAGGGTHKPGKGGRKTVSSAGVPSLLHRKEDKSLVESVKSRHKATRLAHVQDYLSQRRLQAPAASPHVSGNGQKSSQPLPLPWGGPASFLDKCQTAPPNESPQVLTYHQIPLLTLDWNNDKPQQWGAADVDDIWTGKAQMTLSKASEENTPSVLFHNGADDSADRETSVCDVWQTFLNGPSCEDHSAIPESEWLQTATSMSPSNDKEPHTKYAASSQDFPEFREETPTALHGHTSAACQRLSDSCETLLANLALNAEDHRPDDPSVSGPRHDNTATQAASQRSQTNSETDTPQEFSLEGPTPVSEHSVDCSAECHAEPEREGIIGGAEGIGGDEPFTSHIADLVTSSGESQTTDMTAMPESQNASAVDRISQGARLHGGLSSSGKGEATGTAHNAVDDTLAFRETIRQGTKDGASSVVSTSRQGVEEGVVTNSEENKVRKEEETFKAQGEREISLRYADEAHCEECGLSPNTENPLKENERNEHEIRSAQSNTGGFEPYQICEKNLNENYFKATKVNEHESSNIQDIEETEEETSDSTTRKQEESLMSGDVEMIQAIDQEINPSVQIIPTMLSWEMRNVSQKADNACRHYPTDEPKPLEVIDPGWTRAQEEMRGQKEDVGREINLEDFTAKSAERKDTSTEHQPEKPDRTDKDKSRRDERVSIGKLKTDAMRELMGNVEGSRGKRKNAPAELKEQELSAEVESSPLVEYKRLSGGTKDTITAENTTSLEVIGQGLEEMFIERFAEDLIWGIMEEVFSLELPSLNRDVNVDRMSCRPTDTTPNCHLFVGKDDDDTFDSGVFSLVEFLQESNVSLCQDPEQKMRSPGIESSHEGGSQSLTAAGQTHVLSKLQSDFNSSDDPSQNLTSASAPHSWQVLKNQENDPQTRERSLPRQEAGRQTDVNLKETFSSSVHQSHWSSSPEKIRESSWWMILYIISHITRLLICILLVGGFFVVVFLYDFPAFFGLYIFSLCWWFYKWRRYRVTTKQRMVG, from the exons ATGGAGGCTCTGGAACAGGATGGCGggatcctggaggaggaggaggaggagggatgggaaAACAGCAAGGGACAGGACAAGGAGGGAATGGAGGCCTCGACCCCGGCAGGCTCCGGCACCGATGAGGAGACGGACGAGGATTCAGAGCCGGAGCCCCCGCCGGTCGTTCGCAGGAAGGTGTCCTTCGCAGACGCGTTTGGCCTCAACCTCGTGTCGGTCAAAGAGTTTGATCACGTCGAAGTGGCCGAATCGGAAGCCAGCCGGTCTGATGGGAGGGACGTGATCCCGGTAGTGGAGGATTTCTATATGTCTTGTCTGTTTACAGTTCCCTCATCCTCTGAGGAGCTGGAAGACAGGCTGCAGGCACAgatggtggagctggagagcaTTGAACTCCTCCCCGGGACCACCACGATCCGTGGCATCGTCCGGGTGGTCAACCTCTGCTTCAGTAAGTGTGTGTACGTACGTTTGACTCTGGATCACTGGAAGAGCCACTTCGACCTGCTGGCAGAGTACGTGCCCGGATCCAGCGACCGGAAAACAGACAGGTTCACCTTCAGGTACACAATGGTTCCTCCCTTTGAGAGGGATGGGGCCAGAGTGGAGTTCTGTCTTCGCTATGAGACTTCTGTGGGCACCTTCTGGGCGAACAACAAGCAAATGAACTACGTGCTGTTCTGCCACCAAAGAGCACACATGAAAGAGCCTCAACTGCAGGAGGAGATAAGCATCCACAAGGGCAAAAGGAGCTGTCTCAAAGCAAACAG GAATGGGAGTGCAAGCGAGATGACCTGGGAGACCATTCTGTCAGAAAAATATGCTGGAG GAGGAACACATAAACCCGGAAAGGGCGGCAGGAAGACAGTGAGCAGTGCAGGAGTACCGTCATTGCTACACCGCAAAGAAGACAAATCTTTG GTGGAGAGCGTGAAAAGCAGGCATAAAGCGACACGCTTGGCACACGTGCAGGACTACCTCTCCCAACGGAGGCTTCAAGCACCAGCGGCGTCTCCACACGTCTCAGGCAACGGCCAGAAGTCTTCTCAGCCTCTGCCACTGCCGTGGGGCGGCCCTGCCAGCTTTCTCGATAAGTGCCAAACGGCGCCACCCAACGAGAGTCCGCAGGTCCTCACCTATCATCAGATCCCGCTGCTGACGCTGGACTGGAACAATGATAAACCGCAACAGTGGGGCGCCGCTGATGTGGATGACATCTGGACTGGGAAAGCTCAAATGACCTTGTCAAAAGCGTCAGAGGAAAACACGCCTTCTGTTCTCTTTCATAACGGCGCAGATGATAGCGCCGATAGAGAAACCTCCGTGTGCGACGTATGGCAGACTTTTCTTAATGGGCCGAGCTGTGAGGACCATTCCGCCATTCCGGAGTCAGAGTGGCTCCAGACAGCAACATCAATGTCTCCCTCGAATGATAAGGAGCCCCACACCAAATATGCAGCAAGCAGTCAAGACTTTCCCGAATTTCGGGAAGAGACACCCACCGCGTTACACGGGCACACCTCGGCTGCATGTCAGCGGCTGTCAGATTCTTGCGAAACACTGTTGGCTAATCTCGCCTTGAATGCTGAAGACCACCGGCCAGACGATCCGAGTGTCAGCGGCCCGAGACATGACAACACAGCTACACAGGCCGCATCCCAAAGGTCACAGACAAACTCTGAAACAGACACTCCACAGGAATTCAGCCTCGAGGGGCCAACGCCTGTGTCCGAGCACTCTGTTGactgttcagcagagtgtcacGCAGAGCCAGAAAGAGAGGGAATAataggaggagcagaaggaatAGGAGGAGATGAGCCCTTCACATCGCACATAGCTGACTTGGTAACAAGCTCAGGGGAGTCGCAGACAACAGACATGACAGCAATGCCAGAGTCTCAGAATGCCAGCGCCGTTGATAGGATCTCGCAGGGAGCAAGGCTGCATGGGGGTCTTTCTTCCAGCGGGAAAGGGGAGGCTACAGGTACTGCACACAATGCGGTAGATGACACGCTGGCATTTAGGGAGACAATCAGACAGGGGACAAAGGACGGGGCGAGCTCCGTTGTTTCCACATCCAGACAaggtgtggaggagggagtCGTGACGAACTCTGAGGAAAATAAAGTGCGTAAAGAAGAGGAGACATTCAAGGCGCAGGGAGAGCGTGAAATCTCCCTGAGGTATGCAGATGAAGCGCACTGTGAAGAATGTGGCCTGAGcccaaacactgaaaacccaTTAAAGGAGAATGAGAGGAACGAACATGAAATCAGATCAGCACAGTCAAACACAGGTGGATTCGAGCCATACCAAATATGTGAGAAAAACTTGAATGAAAATTACTTCAAGGCAACTAAAGTAAACGAACATGAATCGTCAAATATCCAAGATATtgaagagacagaagaggaaACATCCGACAGTACCACCAGGAAACAAGAAGAGAGCCTTATGAGTGGAGATGTAGAAATGATCCAAGCAATAGACCAAGAAATAAACCCATCAGTACAGATAATACCTACAATGTTATCATGGGAAATGAGAAATGTTTCCCAGAAAGCCGACAATGCATGCAGACATTATCCAACAGACGAGCCGAAACCCTTAGAGGTTATAGACCCGGGATGGACTCGAGCGCAGGAAGAAATGAGGGGTCAAAAAGAGGATGTAGGAAGAGAGATAAACCTGGAGGATTTCACAGCAAAGAGCGCTGAGAGAAAAGATACTTCAACAGAACACCAACCTGAGAAACCAGACAGAACAGACAAAGATAAGAGTCGGAGAGATGAGAGGGTGAGTATTGGAAAGTTGAAAACCGATGCAATGAGGGAGCTGATGGGTAATGTGGAGGGCTCTCGGGGGAAGAGAAAAAATGCACCAGCCGAATTGAAAGAACAAGAGTTGTCAGCAGAAGTCGAGAGCTCCCCACTTGTTGAATATAAAAGACTGTCAGGTGGAACAAAAGACACTATTACAGCAGAAAATACCACATCTCTTGAAGTGATAGGGCAGGGATTGGAGGAGATGTTCATCGAGAGATTTGCAGAAGATCTGATCTGGGGGATCATGGAAGAGGTCTTCAGTCTAGAGTTGCCATCCTTGAACAGAGACGTAAATGTTGATAGAATGAGCTGCAGACCGACCGACACTACACCAAACTGCCATCTTTTTGTTGGGAAAGACGACGATGACACTTTCGATTCAGGTGTTTTCTCTCTGGTAGAATTTCTTCAAGAATCCAACGTAAGTCTCTGTCAAGACCCGGAACAAAAAATGAGGTCTCCAGGCATTGAATCGTCTCACGAGGGGGGAAGCCAGTCACTCACCGCTGCCGGACAAACACATGTTCTCTCCAAGCTGCAATCAGATTTCAATTCAAGTGATGATCCAAGTCAAAATCTCACCTCCGCTTCAGCTCCTCACAGCTGGCAGGTACTGAAGAATCAGGAAAACGACCCTCAAACAAGAGAAAGATCACTTCCTCGTcaggaggcagggaggcagacagACGTCAACCTCAAAGAGACGTTCAGTTCATCAGTTCACCAATCTCACTGGAGCTCCTCCCCAGAGAAAATAAGAGAGTCTTCATGGTGGATGATATTATACATCATCAGTCACATCACCAGACTCCTCATATGCATCCTCTTGGTGGGCGGATTCTTCGTTGTCGTCTTCCTCTACGATTTCCCGGCGTTCTTCGGTCTTTACATCTTTTCGTTGTGCTGGTGGTTTTATAAGTGGAGGAGATACAGGgtgacaacaaaacaaaggatGGTGGGATAG